A single Phytohabitans houttuyneae DNA region contains:
- a CDS encoding NADH-quinone oxidoreductase subunit B family protein, with the protein MVGLGGKIRKVGRVAEPAGEPPPLLSEAVRLGGSVQVRHVDAGSCNGCEIEIGQAFGPVYDVERHGVRLVASPRHADVLTVTGPVTVNMAGPLRATYEAMPRPRLVLAVGDCARDCGMFAGGHGVHGAVADVVPVDGQVGGCPPEPAAIVAALRGLSGR; encoded by the coding sequence GTGGTGGGTTTGGGCGGCAAGATCCGGAAGGTGGGGCGGGTGGCCGAGCCGGCCGGCGAGCCGCCGCCTTTGCTGTCCGAGGCCGTCCGGTTGGGCGGTTCGGTGCAGGTGCGGCATGTGGACGCCGGGTCGTGCAACGGCTGTGAGATCGAGATCGGTCAGGCGTTCGGCCCGGTTTATGACGTGGAGCGGCACGGTGTGCGGTTGGTGGCCTCGCCGCGCCACGCGGATGTGTTGACGGTGACCGGGCCGGTGACGGTGAACATGGCGGGGCCGCTGCGGGCGACCTACGAGGCGATGCCGCGGCCCAGGTTGGTGCTCGCGGTGGGGGACTGTGCCCGTGACTGCGGGATGTTCGCCGGCGGTCATGGGGTGCACGGCGCGGTCGCTGACGTGGTACCGGTGGATGGGCAGGTCGGGGGTTGCCCGCCGGAGCCGGCGGCGATCGTGGCGGCGTTACGCGGTCTGTCCGGCCGGTGA
- a CDS encoding hydrogenase large subunit — MTEAHPIPPATAVEVSAGELAERAGHLLAGGARLALVAAHQDPDTIRIVYLFTSGPPDQRTELHLRTAPDRPAVPSLAAVSFPAGRFEREMHDLYGVQPDNHPLPRRLVRHPHWPAGWYPMRADAGPRPPLAESEPFPFVTVQGAGVYEIPVGPVHAGLIEPGHFRFSVVGETILKLKARLWYVHKGIEKLFEGQTVYSRVALAERISGDTSAGHALAYSLAVEDALAVAVPARVQRARAALLELERLHNHVADLGAICNDVGYGIAHAHTQRIRERLLRLNQATTGHRLLRGGIFPGGVHLRTVPDPATVHAVADDIAEIVAIALNQTVVRDRLTGTAVLGLRQAADIGCLGYVARASGMPFDARTAHPHTHLDNLSTPVHQDGDVLARFLVRADEIRASAALLAGLLPTLTPGPTTAGPQPRHDRPTSGVGIVEGWRGTITHRVEIRPDGTLARAKIVDPSFFNWPALPVALADTIVPDFPLTNKSFNLSYAGNDL; from the coding sequence ATGACCGAGGCACACCCCATCCCACCGGCCACAGCCGTCGAGGTCAGCGCCGGCGAACTGGCCGAGCGGGCCGGCCACCTGCTGGCCGGCGGCGCCCGGCTCGCGCTGGTCGCCGCCCACCAGGACCCGGACACCATCCGGATCGTGTACCTGTTCACCTCCGGACCCCCCGACCAGCGCACCGAGCTGCACCTGCGCACCGCACCGGACCGCCCGGCCGTACCGAGCCTGGCCGCCGTATCTTTCCCGGCCGGGCGTTTCGAACGCGAGATGCACGACCTGTACGGCGTCCAACCGGACAACCACCCACTGCCACGCCGGCTGGTCCGCCACCCCCACTGGCCCGCCGGCTGGTACCCGATGCGCGCCGACGCCGGGCCCCGACCGCCCCTGGCCGAGTCCGAACCGTTCCCGTTCGTCACCGTGCAAGGCGCCGGCGTCTACGAGATCCCGGTCGGACCGGTACACGCCGGACTGATCGAACCGGGCCACTTCCGGTTCTCCGTGGTTGGCGAAACCATCCTCAAACTCAAGGCCCGCCTCTGGTACGTCCACAAGGGAATCGAGAAACTGTTCGAAGGGCAGACCGTATACTCGCGTGTCGCGCTCGCCGAGCGGATCAGCGGCGACACCTCCGCCGGGCACGCCCTCGCCTACAGCCTGGCTGTCGAAGACGCCCTGGCCGTCGCCGTCCCCGCCCGCGTGCAACGCGCCCGGGCCGCCCTGCTCGAACTGGAACGGCTGCACAACCACGTCGCCGACCTCGGCGCCATCTGCAACGACGTCGGCTACGGCATCGCGCACGCACACACCCAACGCATCCGTGAACGACTGCTCCGCCTCAACCAGGCCACCACCGGACACCGCCTGCTGCGCGGCGGCATCTTCCCCGGCGGCGTACACCTGCGCACCGTCCCCGACCCGGCCACCGTGCACGCCGTCGCCGACGACATCGCCGAGATCGTCGCGATCGCGCTCAACCAGACCGTGGTCCGGGACCGGCTCACCGGCACCGCCGTGCTCGGCCTCCGGCAAGCCGCCGACATCGGCTGCCTCGGCTACGTCGCCCGCGCCAGCGGCATGCCCTTCGACGCCCGCACAGCCCACCCGCACACCCACCTGGACAACCTCAGCACCCCAGTCCACCAGGACGGCGACGTACTGGCCCGCTTCCTGGTCCGGGCGGACGAGATCCGCGCCTCAGCCGCGCTGCTCGCCGGGCTGCTGCCAACCCTCACACCCGGCCCGACCACCGCCGGCCCACAGCCACGACATGACCGACCTACCTCGGGAGTCGGGATCGTCGAAGGCTGGCGCGGCACCATCACCCACCGCGTCGAGATACGACCCGACGGCACCCTCGCCCGCGCGAAGATCGTCGACCCCTCGTTTTTCAACTGGCCGGCGTTGCCGGTCGCCCTCGCCGACACGATCGTTCCGGACTTCCCGCTGACTAACAAGAGCTTCAACCTCTCCTACGCCGGCAACGACCTATGA
- a CDS encoding ArsR/SmtB family transcription factor — protein sequence MMVPLYQAEAEFFRTLGHPVRIRVLELLGDGPRSVRELLDAVQIEASSLSQQLAVLRRAGIVTSHREGNSVLYVLAGPDVADLLRAARSFLTGLLASQAELLDALRDEPLARAA from the coding sequence GTGATGGTTCCGCTGTACCAGGCCGAGGCGGAGTTCTTCCGGACGTTGGGGCACCCGGTCCGGATTCGGGTGCTGGAGTTGCTCGGTGACGGGCCGCGGTCGGTGCGTGAGCTGCTTGACGCCGTCCAGATCGAGGCGTCCAGCCTGTCGCAGCAGTTGGCGGTGCTGCGCCGCGCGGGGATTGTGACGTCGCATCGCGAGGGCAACTCGGTCCTTTACGTCTTGGCGGGGCCAGATGTGGCGGACCTGCTGCGGGCAGCGCGCAGCTTCCTGACCGGGCTGCTGGCGAGCCAGGCCGAGTTGCTTGACGCTCTTCGCGATGAACCGTTGGCGCGGGCGGCATGA
- a CDS encoding proton-conducting transporter transmembrane domain-containing protein: MTEALDVFALHLPLAAPLAAAAVAALRGRAVAAWAGVAAAVGILAAAVWLARTVHAGQQVGYGLLRADALTAFMLIVIGAVAAIACWAGVHHLAAEAAAGAATAGTARRYLILVQLFLAAMSLAVLADNLGLLWVAVEATTIVTAFLVGHRRSRASVEAAWKYVVLCSIGIAVAFLGTVCVYAAAVAAGGHGAAALDWTYLTGHAAGLDADLIRLATGLVLVGFGTKAGLAPMHAWLPDAHSQAPAPVSALMSGVLLSVAFYAIWRYKAITDSVIGPGYTRTLLLVAALASIAAAALLLISQRDYKRMLAYSSIEHMGLVALGTATGSRLAITAVLVHVLGHGLSKAVAFCGAGQLLRLSGSSRIAAVRGLSARRPALAVVFGLALLALLGLPPFSLFASELGIARAGLAAGQGWAVAATFALVLVAFAAIVRHSTGILLGPPDPATQEPATQEPATAPTLAARPAAIVPLAVGLAAAAALGISLGPLNELLQTATDIIVQDR, encoded by the coding sequence ATGACAGAGGCACTCGACGTGTTCGCGCTGCACCTTCCGCTGGCCGCGCCGCTGGCCGCCGCCGCGGTCGCCGCGCTGCGCGGCCGGGCCGTGGCCGCCTGGGCCGGGGTGGCCGCTGCCGTGGGCATCCTCGCCGCCGCCGTGTGGCTCGCCCGCACTGTCCATGCTGGACAGCAGGTCGGCTACGGGTTGCTGCGCGCGGACGCGCTGACCGCGTTCATGCTCATCGTCATCGGTGCGGTCGCCGCCATCGCCTGCTGGGCCGGAGTGCACCACCTGGCCGCCGAGGCCGCCGCCGGCGCCGCCACAGCGGGCACCGCGCGCCGCTACCTGATCCTGGTCCAGCTGTTCCTGGCCGCGATGAGCCTGGCGGTCCTGGCCGACAACCTGGGCCTGCTGTGGGTGGCGGTGGAGGCCACCACCATCGTCACCGCGTTCCTGGTCGGTCACCGGCGCAGCCGGGCCAGCGTGGAGGCCGCCTGGAAGTACGTGGTGCTGTGCTCGATCGGCATCGCGGTGGCGTTCCTGGGTACCGTCTGCGTGTACGCCGCCGCGGTCGCTGCCGGCGGCCACGGCGCCGCCGCCCTCGACTGGACCTACCTGACCGGCCACGCCGCCGGCCTCGACGCGGACCTGATCCGGCTCGCCACCGGCCTGGTGCTGGTCGGCTTCGGCACCAAGGCCGGCCTGGCCCCGATGCACGCCTGGCTGCCCGACGCGCACAGCCAGGCACCCGCCCCGGTCTCGGCGCTCATGTCGGGGGTTCTGCTGTCGGTCGCGTTCTACGCGATCTGGCGGTACAAGGCGATCACCGACAGCGTCATCGGCCCCGGCTACACCCGCACCCTGCTGCTGGTCGCCGCCCTGGCCTCGATCGCCGCCGCCGCGCTCCTGCTGATCAGCCAGCGCGACTACAAACGGATGCTGGCCTACTCCTCGATCGAGCACATGGGACTTGTCGCCCTCGGCACCGCCACGGGCAGCCGCCTGGCGATCACCGCCGTCCTGGTGCACGTGCTCGGCCACGGCCTGAGCAAGGCCGTCGCCTTCTGCGGCGCCGGTCAACTGCTGCGCCTGTCCGGCAGCAGCCGCATCGCCGCCGTCCGCGGGCTCTCCGCCCGCCGGCCAGCCCTCGCCGTCGTCTTCGGGTTGGCGCTGCTGGCGTTGCTCGGCCTTCCCCCGTTCAGCCTCTTCGCCTCCGAACTCGGCATCGCCCGGGCCGGCCTGGCCGCCGGCCAGGGCTGGGCCGTCGCCGCCACGTTCGCGCTCGTCCTGGTCGCCTTCGCGGCTATCGTCCGGCACAGCACCGGCATCCTGCTCGGCCCACCTGACCCGGCCACCCAGGAGCCGGCCACTCAGGAGCCGGCCACCGCGCCCACGCTCGCGGCCCGGCCGGCAGCGATCGTGCCGCTCGCCGTCGGCCTGGCCGCCGCAGCCGCCCTCGGCATCAGCCTCGGGCCGCTAAACGAGCTCCTGCAAACCGCCACCGACATCATCGTGCAGGACAGGTAA
- a CDS encoding respiratory chain complex I subunit 1 family protein: MNAWVSAIAQVVLVAAAAPLVIGLMRGVRARLEGRAGGRLVQPWRDLRKQLRKEPVIPADAGIFFIAAPLVLVATSVLVAGVAPFLSTVGPLPGVADLVVVVGLLLLGAAALALAGLDTGTAFGGMGASREVTIAALVEPTALLAVFALSTRVGSTDLGRIVAAGATDPALVFTPASALAAAALGVAALAEAGRLPVDNPATHLELTMVHEAMVLEYAGRDLALVEWAAAMRLSILLGLLANLFIPWGVATNPRPAALALAAGVFVVKVAGLAALVAAGEVFVAKLRLFRVPELLAGSFVLGLLAVIASSVLA; this comes from the coding sequence GTGAACGCGTGGGTGTCGGCCATCGCGCAGGTGGTGCTCGTCGCGGCTGCGGCGCCGTTGGTGATCGGCCTGATGCGCGGTGTGCGGGCGCGGTTGGAAGGCCGCGCCGGCGGCCGCCTGGTGCAGCCGTGGCGGGACCTGCGCAAGCAGCTGCGCAAGGAGCCGGTTATCCCGGCCGACGCCGGCATTTTCTTCATCGCCGCCCCGCTGGTGCTGGTGGCCACCAGCGTGCTGGTCGCCGGCGTCGCACCTTTTCTGTCCACGGTCGGTCCGCTGCCGGGGGTGGCCGACCTCGTCGTGGTGGTCGGGCTGCTGCTGCTCGGCGCGGCGGCGCTCGCACTGGCCGGGCTGGACACCGGCACCGCGTTCGGTGGGATGGGCGCCAGCCGGGAGGTGACCATCGCGGCGCTGGTCGAGCCGACCGCGCTGTTGGCGGTGTTCGCGCTCTCCACACGGGTCGGTTCCACCGACCTTGGTCGGATCGTCGCGGCCGGTGCCACCGACCCGGCACTGGTGTTCACCCCGGCCAGCGCCCTTGCCGCCGCCGCCTTGGGGGTCGCCGCACTCGCCGAGGCCGGGCGGCTGCCAGTGGACAACCCCGCCACGCACCTGGAGCTGACCATGGTGCACGAGGCCATGGTGCTCGAGTACGCCGGCCGGGACCTGGCCCTGGTGGAGTGGGCGGCGGCGATGCGGCTGAGCATCCTGCTCGGTCTGCTGGCCAACCTGTTCATCCCGTGGGGCGTGGCCACCAACCCGCGGCCGGCCGCCCTCGCCCTGGCCGCGGGGGTGTTCGTGGTCAAGGTGGCCGGCCTGGCCGCCCTGGTGGCGGCCGGCGAGGTGTTCGTGGCCAAGCTTCGGCTGTTTCGAGTACCGGAGCTGCTGGCCGGCTCGTTCGTGCTGGGCCTGCTTGCCGTGATCGCCTCGTCCGTGCTGGCCTGA
- a CDS encoding proton-conducting transporter transmembrane domain-containing protein translates to MNPVASALGGAFILAGLGALAGLVSPARWRSAAVGMASAAVGVAGAAAGVAAVSGRPWQAYLPDVLPLSGVRLAVDPLSGWLLLLVGAVAAVVGVYTAGYAGQGGHGPAGRGALAVLPLFVASMLLVPAAGSVSTFLLGWELMAATSLLLVLAEHRHNPAVRSAALWYAAMTQAGFVSVLLGLTWLAAAGTGESFAAIRAGGVDLPPVTASGVFLLCLAGFASKAGVVPLHPWLPRAHAEAPSHVSALMSAAMVKLGVYGIVRVGFDLLGGGPRWWWLLLGALGAVSALYGILQAAVATDLKRLLAFSTSENVGLILLGLAAAGVWSGAGEGAVAGVALAAALLHMANHAAFKTLLFCGAGSVLRATGTRDLDALGGLSRRMPATTTLFTVGALGAAALPPGNGFVSEWLLLQALLHQAPQAGAVLTVAAPVAVAVVALTAGIGVATFVKVLGTGFLARPRGDGAAAAVESPRWMLAGMGLAAAGCAALAVAPVVAAPALDRVASGLRAGPALFEGGGVDLRLAGIASTLSPLWVAVGVVALAVATAVAGRAFGRGRRRAPAWDCGDGPLTARMEYTATSFAEPLQRVFDDVLAPEQDVDVTHSAESAYLVRAVQYRRRLPDRIEARLYRPLVAAVEAAGRAGRRLANGSLHRYLAYMLAAVVAVLVAGVIR, encoded by the coding sequence GTGAACCCGGTCGCGTCGGCGTTGGGCGGCGCCTTCATCCTGGCCGGGCTCGGTGCCCTGGCGGGGCTGGTGTCGCCGGCGCGGTGGCGTTCAGCCGCGGTCGGTATGGCGAGCGCTGCGGTGGGGGTGGCGGGCGCGGCGGCCGGGGTGGCGGCCGTGTCCGGCCGGCCGTGGCAGGCCTACCTGCCGGACGTGTTGCCGCTGTCCGGAGTCCGGTTGGCGGTCGATCCGCTGTCGGGTTGGCTGCTGTTGCTGGTCGGCGCGGTCGCCGCTGTTGTCGGCGTCTACACGGCCGGGTATGCCGGCCAGGGCGGCCATGGCCCGGCGGGCCGGGGCGCGCTGGCGGTGCTGCCGTTGTTCGTGGCATCGATGCTGCTGGTACCGGCGGCCGGCAGCGTGTCGACGTTCCTGCTCGGCTGGGAGCTGATGGCGGCAACGTCGCTGTTGCTGGTGCTGGCCGAGCATCGGCACAACCCGGCGGTGCGTTCGGCCGCGCTGTGGTACGCGGCGATGACGCAGGCCGGGTTTGTGAGTGTGCTGCTGGGCCTGACCTGGTTGGCGGCGGCCGGGACGGGGGAGTCGTTCGCGGCGATCCGGGCGGGCGGCGTGGACCTGCCGCCGGTGACCGCGAGCGGTGTTTTCCTGTTGTGCCTGGCGGGGTTCGCGTCGAAGGCCGGCGTGGTGCCGTTGCATCCGTGGCTGCCGCGGGCGCACGCGGAGGCGCCGTCGCACGTGTCGGCGTTGATGAGCGCCGCGATGGTCAAACTCGGTGTGTACGGGATCGTGCGGGTCGGGTTCGACCTGCTCGGCGGCGGCCCGCGGTGGTGGTGGCTGCTGCTTGGCGCGCTCGGCGCGGTCTCGGCCCTGTACGGGATCTTGCAGGCCGCGGTGGCCACTGACCTGAAGCGGCTGCTGGCGTTCTCCACCAGTGAGAACGTGGGTTTGATCCTGCTCGGGCTGGCAGCGGCCGGTGTGTGGTCCGGCGCCGGTGAGGGCGCGGTGGCGGGGGTCGCCTTAGCCGCGGCGTTGTTGCACATGGCCAACCACGCCGCGTTCAAGACATTGCTGTTCTGCGGTGCCGGGTCGGTGTTGCGCGCGACCGGCACCCGCGATCTGGACGCGTTGGGCGGGTTGTCCCGGCGGATGCCGGCGACCACGACGCTGTTCACCGTCGGGGCGCTGGGCGCGGCGGCGCTGCCACCGGGCAACGGGTTCGTCTCGGAGTGGTTGCTGCTGCAGGCGTTGCTGCACCAGGCCCCGCAGGCCGGTGCGGTGCTGACCGTGGCCGCACCGGTCGCGGTGGCCGTGGTGGCGTTGACCGCCGGGATCGGTGTGGCCACGTTTGTGAAGGTTCTGGGCACGGGCTTTCTGGCCCGCCCGCGTGGCGACGGCGCGGCGGCGGCGGTCGAGTCGCCACGGTGGATGCTGGCCGGCATGGGGCTGGCCGCCGCGGGCTGCGCCGCCCTGGCGGTCGCGCCGGTGGTGGCGGCGCCGGCGCTGGACCGGGTGGCAAGCGGGTTGCGGGCCGGCCCGGCGCTGTTCGAGGGCGGCGGTGTCGACCTGCGGCTGGCCGGTATCGCCTCGACGCTGTCCCCGCTGTGGGTCGCGGTCGGCGTCGTCGCGCTGGCGGTGGCGACCGCGGTGGCGGGACGGGCGTTCGGTCGGGGGCGGCGGCGGGCGCCGGCCTGGGACTGCGGTGACGGGCCGTTGACCGCGCGGATGGAGTACACCGCGACGTCGTTCGCCGAGCCGTTACAGCGGGTTTTCGACGACGTGCTGGCGCCGGAACAGGACGTCGACGTGACGCATTCGGCCGAGTCGGCGTATCTGGTGCGGGCGGTGCAGTACCGGCGCCGGTTGCCGGACCGGATCGAGGCACGCCTGTACCGGCCGCTCGTGGCCGCGGTGGAGGCAGCCGGCCGGGCCGGTCGGCGGTTGGCGAATGGGAGCCTGCACCGGTACCTGGCCTACATGCTCGCCGCGGTCGTGGCGGTCTTGGTCGCCGGGGTGATCCGGTGA
- a CDS encoding ATP-binding protein, which produces MIVWINGTHGAGKTTTSALVRQLIPDSRIFDAEKVGETLMDITPGLPETDNFQHWPPWRQLVVETARRVLDYTGGTLVMPMTVLVEQYWCEISTGLAHHTIPVRHFVLHADQDTLRRRIEAEHPIPSPFRLKHLEPYAEAARTWLHNEADVVIDTAHLTPAQAALQIAAAVKSCPPPALRDSRR; this is translated from the coding sequence GTGATCGTATGGATCAATGGCACCCACGGTGCAGGCAAGACAACAACCAGTGCACTCGTGCGGCAACTAATCCCGGATTCACGCATCTTCGACGCCGAGAAGGTCGGCGAGACACTCATGGACATCACGCCAGGGCTGCCCGAGACGGACAACTTCCAACACTGGCCGCCGTGGCGGCAACTCGTCGTCGAGACCGCCCGCCGGGTACTCGACTACACCGGCGGCACCCTGGTGATGCCCATGACGGTCCTGGTCGAGCAGTACTGGTGCGAAATCAGCACCGGGCTGGCCCACCACACCATCCCGGTCAGGCACTTCGTCCTCCACGCTGACCAAGACACCCTCCGTCGGCGCATCGAGGCAGAACACCCCATCCCCTCACCGTTCCGCCTAAAACACCTTGAGCCTTACGCCGAGGCAGCCCGCACGTGGCTACACAACGAGGCCGATGTCGTCATCGACACCGCACACCTCACGCCCGCCCAGGCCGCCCTACAGATCGCAGCCGCCGTCAAGAGTTGCCCTCCGCCCGCCCTGCGAGACAGCCGCAGATGA